Proteins co-encoded in one Synergistaceae bacterium genomic window:
- a CDS encoding UDP-N-acetylmuramoyl-tripeptide--D-alanyl-D-alanine ligase, which yields MKHAVMASEAAGWCGSSLYGPDTQICRVWKSDSRDIAPGDAFVALKGANVDGHMFVRQAIDRGARLLLVNLSEMERLSHECPGFSGVSVVAVPDTSSALVRIAQMYLEVQDPKVIGITGSVGKTTTRELVVSVLKRRYKVHSAIRSFNTVIGCSLTILAMSEDTDILVLELGTNHFGEISEMVSLFPPDFVIITEVAPAHLEGFGNLEGVLRAKLEICSSAKLTGIIYNADNFILNEYMSYNFNNILKITVGKRKNADIRIIGVNVSLGSSGGRTVADFSSKDGFFTAEAPLFGMHHAYNMGYAYAAGKYFGISEEDIRASLAGSKPIAGRGICKKLKNNSWVIDESYNANPSSMGAAIDNALGIAGAQKYKMYAVLGGMKELGEDSAFWHQKMLDKLIGFEKVFLLGDEWYAGSLLLPANTERSRTFEEIMEKVAACRISDGVILIKGSNSYGLKRLVALLTEGPDVY from the coding sequence ATGAAGCATGCGGTAATGGCATCTGAGGCTGCCGGATGGTGCGGGAGCAGTCTCTATGGCCCTGATACACAGATATGCCGCGTATGGAAGAGCGACAGCAGGGATATCGCTCCGGGGGACGCTTTCGTTGCTTTGAAAGGTGCCAATGTTGACGGGCATATGTTTGTCCGTCAGGCCATAGACAGAGGAGCAAGACTTCTCCTTGTGAACCTCTCTGAGATGGAGAGGCTGAGCCATGAGTGTCCCGGTTTCAGTGGGGTATCTGTTGTTGCGGTTCCCGACACATCTTCTGCTCTTGTAAGGATAGCACAGATGTATCTTGAGGTGCAGGATCCAAAAGTCATAGGCATCACCGGCAGTGTGGGAAAGACTACAACCAGAGAGCTGGTAGTATCTGTGCTGAAACGCAGGTATAAGGTCCACAGCGCAATAAGAAGCTTCAATACTGTCATAGGGTGCAGCCTGACAATACTGGCAATGTCTGAGGATACTGATATTCTGGTACTTGAACTTGGCACTAACCATTTCGGGGAGATAAGTGAGATGGTTTCGTTGTTCCCGCCTGATTTTGTAATAATCACAGAGGTCGCACCCGCACATCTTGAAGGTTTTGGGAATTTAGAGGGAGTATTGCGGGCAAAGCTTGAGATATGCAGTTCCGCAAAACTGACAGGTATTATTTATAATGCTGATAATTTCATCTTGAATGAATATATGTCTTATAATTTTAATAATATTTTAAAAATCACTGTTGGAAAAAGGAAAAATGCGGATATTAGAATTATAGGTGTCAATGTATCACTGGGGAGTAGCGGAGGAAGGACTGTCGCTGATTTTTCAAGCAAGGACGGATTTTTCACTGCAGAAGCGCCTCTTTTCGGCATGCATCATGCTTATAATATGGGTTACGCTTATGCGGCAGGGAAATATTTCGGTATCTCGGAGGAAGATATAAGAGCATCGCTTGCCGGATCAAAGCCTATCGCCGGCAGAGGCATATGTAAAAAGCTGAAAAATAATTCATGGGTCATCGATGAATCGTATAATGCCAATCCAAGTTCCATGGGCGCCGCGATAGATAATGCGCTTGGTATTGCGGGAGCGCAGAAATACAAAATGTACGCAGTGCTGGGCGGAATGAAGGAACTGGGGGAGGACTCAGCATTCTGGCATCAGAAGATGCTCGACAAACTTATCGGGTTTGAAAAAGTGTTTCTCCTCGGGGATGAATGGTATGCGGGATCGCTTCTGCTGCCTGCAAATACCGAACGATCCAGAACGTTTGAGGAGATAATGGAAAAGGTCGCGGCATGCAGAATTTCAGATGGCGTGATTCTTATAAAGGGCTCAAATTCTTATGGGCTCAAGAGGTTGGTTGCCCTGCTCACGGAGGGACCCGATGTTTATTGA
- the murD gene encoding UDP-N-acetylmuramoyl-L-alanine--D-glutamate ligase, with protein MMVGNELDNKKISVIGAGVSGKALAELAQKLGASVFVSDSKELPAETENDFKAAGIIWEACGNTEKLLDADEIVISSGISPEIPILKEAVLRGIPLVGELDFVHPYLSGMIIAVTGSNGKTTTTSMIGYLLGKMGYNAITAGNIGNPVAKAAEGEYDFIVLELSSFQLYWAEKFRCDVAVVTNLAPDHINWHGSYEKYVEAKAKIIKSLYEGGSAIFQKRDADVLNVGPVLSFPLSWEMPIEHRPGIYMDSNTRSAFLSGGGHALMRRLFDFSDVKLLGIHNLENTAMATAVLSLFNIGNVSAEILSAYEPPRHRCAFVGEVRGVTFVDDSKGTNVAATVTAMNSLPGNKIIILGGQGKGEDYSPLAEAVTKYAGFAVLLGEEKEKIASALESVGYISYTTVSTMEEAVESAYLNASDGDMVLLSPACTSWDMYPNYGDRGDHFCRIVKTIIERET; from the coding sequence ATGATGGTTGGAAATGAGCTTGATAATAAAAAAATATCGGTAATAGGCGCCGGAGTGAGCGGCAAAGCACTCGCAGAACTTGCCCAAAAACTTGGTGCCTCTGTTTTTGTGTCTGATTCCAAGGAACTCCCAGCGGAGACAGAAAATGATTTTAAAGCGGCCGGCATAATATGGGAGGCTTGCGGCAACACAGAAAAGCTCCTTGATGCGGACGAAATAGTTATAAGTTCCGGAATATCGCCTGAGATCCCAATACTTAAAGAGGCTGTCCTGCGGGGGATCCCGCTTGTAGGTGAGCTTGATTTTGTTCACCCTTATCTTTCAGGAATGATAATCGCCGTCACAGGAAGCAACGGGAAGACAACTACCACCTCTATGATAGGTTATCTGCTGGGTAAGATGGGCTATAATGCTATCACAGCGGGAAATATCGGTAATCCTGTAGCTAAAGCGGCAGAGGGAGAATATGATTTCATTGTGCTTGAACTGAGCAGCTTTCAGCTTTATTGGGCGGAAAAATTCCGCTGTGATGTTGCTGTTGTGACAAACCTCGCTCCCGATCACATAAATTGGCATGGTTCATATGAGAAATATGTGGAAGCAAAGGCAAAAATTATAAAGAGTCTTTATGAAGGAGGATCTGCTATTTTCCAGAAAAGGGATGCAGATGTCCTCAATGTGGGGCCTGTCCTGTCATTTCCACTGAGCTGGGAGATGCCAATAGAACACAGGCCGGGAATATATATGGATAGCAATACCCGCAGCGCATTTTTAAGCGGAGGCGGTCATGCGCTTATGCGCAGATTGTTTGATTTTTCTGATGTAAAGTTGCTTGGTATCCATAACCTTGAAAATACGGCTATGGCCACTGCAGTGCTGTCTTTGTTCAATATAGGGAACGTATCGGCAGAAATACTTTCCGCATATGAACCGCCAAGGCACAGGTGCGCATTTGTAGGCGAGGTAAGGGGCGTCACATTCGTAGATGATTCCAAAGGTACCAATGTTGCGGCAACTGTAACCGCAATGAACTCTCTGCCCGGCAATAAAATAATTATCCTTGGCGGTCAGGGCAAGGGCGAAGATTATTCGCCGCTTGCGGAAGCGGTGACAAAGTACGCTGGATTTGCCGTGCTGCTGGGAGAGGAGAAAGAAAAGATCGCCTCTGCGCTTGAAAGCGTAGGATACATATCATATACGACCGTTTCAACTATGGAGGAAGCAGTTGAATCTGCATACCTAAATGCATCCGACGGGGATATGGTCCTTCTTTCTCCGGCGTGTACCAGCTGGGATATGTATCCGAACTACGGTGACCGCGGCGATCATTTCTGTAGAATTGTGAAAACAATAATTGAAAGAGAAACCTAA
- a CDS encoding phospho-N-acetylmuramoyl-pentapeptide-transferase produces the protein MFIEFVLIFLMSMLTEIFLQSIWMAKMHGLKIEQVTKLYGPSWHEKTKMGTPTMGGIVFIPVLVLSLCAAGYIDKSISFEAAVRIVTYPVLAAAVGFLDDWLKYSRHSSDGLKSMEKLLLQAAVTIPWAVWAVPGSLELLPGFVINRIAAVVLVAFAGIGLQNAVNVTDGLDGLAAGCSFISFAGALVFLGGEPAVTMTIASACGICLGFLWHNANPASVFMGDVGAHFFAGLLLSLCVYSGFLLLIIPLGFIFGVEIISVAIQIIAIRKFKKKIFLMSPVHHHFEMLGWKETQIVTRFWIVHIAGMCLCMVLLFLLVFWV, from the coding sequence ATGTTTATTGAATTTGTTTTGATCTTTCTCATGTCTATGCTGACCGAGATATTTCTTCAGAGTATCTGGATGGCAAAGATGCACGGTTTAAAGATAGAACAGGTGACCAAACTTTATGGTCCGAGCTGGCATGAGAAAACAAAGATGGGCACACCTACTATGGGCGGCATAGTCTTTATCCCGGTATTGGTGCTGTCTCTCTGTGCCGCAGGCTATATTGATAAAAGTATATCTTTTGAAGCTGCCGTGAGGATCGTCACGTATCCTGTTCTTGCTGCTGCGGTAGGATTTCTTGACGATTGGCTCAAATACAGCAGGCATTCAAGTGATGGCTTGAAGAGCATGGAAAAACTCCTGCTGCAGGCCGCTGTCACAATACCATGGGCTGTCTGGGCAGTTCCAGGATCTCTTGAACTGTTGCCGGGGTTTGTAATTAACCGTATAGCTGCTGTAGTTCTTGTTGCTTTTGCCGGTATCGGTCTTCAGAACGCTGTAAATGTAACAGATGGCCTGGACGGTCTTGCTGCAGGCTGCTCTTTCATATCCTTTGCAGGGGCCCTTGTTTTCCTTGGAGGAGAGCCTGCCGTAACTATGACAATAGCATCAGCCTGCGGTATCTGTCTGGGGTTTCTATGGCATAACGCAAATCCTGCAAGTGTCTTCATGGGCGATGTGGGCGCGCATTTTTTTGCAGGGCTTTTGCTTTCACTCTGTGTGTATTCAGGATTTCTGCTTCTTATAATTCCTCTCGGCTTTATATTCGGGGTCGAAATAATTTCTGTTGCTATACAGATAATAGCTATCCGCAAATTTAAGAAAAAAATTTTTTTAATGAGTCCGGTGCATCATCATTTTGAGATGCTTGGATGGAAAGAGACACAAATTGTGACACGTTTCTGGATAGTACATATTGCAGGCATGTGTCTCTGCATGGTCCTCCTTTTTTTATTGGTGTTTTGGGTATAA